The genomic region GGGGGATGCCCCCGAGCAGCGCCAGGCACCCGGAGCTGCTCCCAGCGCCCACGAGGGGGCCTGGTGGTACCCGAGGGCTGCGAACAAACTTCACCTCTGGGTGCCAGGACCCTTTCACCCCAGATGGGAGCTCTGGGCTCCAGCACACGCACACTTGCGCCCCCACAGCGTTTCCGCCGCTGGCGACCTGGCCCCCTCCCCTGACCCCTGCGCCGCCGGGCCCTGCCCCTGACCCCGGGGCTCAGCAGAGTCGGAGCCTGCACCGCACGGCTTACCCCATGGATTTCCTGTCAGGGAAAGCCGCGGCGGAGGtcggggcagggaggggagaagcCAGgatcctcctcctccagggctgGTGAGGCTGTTCCCTCTCCGGCCTGAAGACGTCCAACCCCAGCTCCCACGGGGGATGGTCGTGGGGCCCCCTCCCCGCGGCCCCGCAGGCTCTGACGGTCTCTGACCGGGCACCCGTGCCCTGCGGGGCCTGGTGGGCTCAGTGCCAGCCCAGGAGCCTTCTCTGCGGCCGCCACTTTATGAGATGGGCGGTGAAGCGCCCGCCTCTCCCAGCGGGGGTGCGGGGGTGCGGGGGTGCCCGGGTGCTCTGCCCGCCCGTGGGTTCAGAGCCCACCTCTCACAGCCGCGGTCCCGGCCCAGTTGCTGGGTTTCTGTGTGACTTCCCTGTTGCGGCCAAGGGAGGGCCTGGAGGCTGAGCCCCCGCCCGGGACTCACCAGGGGCAGGCACTGGGCCAGGATCCCGGTACGGGGCATGCAGCGGAAGGGGCTGTGCTCTCTCAGCTGGATGCAGCACTGGCTGTTACACTCCCGATGGCTGCTGCAGAAGTCGCCGTTGGGCTGAGGAGGCAGCCCGGCAGCGGTCGTGGAGAGGGGCCGTCTCCGGCTACCCCTGCTCCATCTGCCCCGGGTGCCCGCAGCTCACCTTGCGCCAGGGCACACACTGCAGGAAGACGGTTTGGGGCGTGCACAACTCCTGCGGGCTGTTGTTGTTGCGGACGCAGCAGCTGCTCTGGCACTCTGAGTCGTGCGAGCATCTGTACCCATTGGGCTATGGGACAGGAGATGCGTCATCCCTGCACCCACCATCCACTCCCTGGCCCTTCAGGGGCAGGTAGGAGGGTGCCACAGGCAGTCTCGCtcctccacccccgccccccgcgCGCACCTCACCTTCCTCCAGGGCAGGCACTGCAGGAAGATGGTCTTAGGGGTGCAGAGCGTGTGTGGGTCCAGGCTGTTGATGGTACAGCAGTTGCTCTGGCACTCCTCGTGGCTCCCGCATGGCTCCCCGATGCCCTGAAACGCCACTCACCAGCTCGCTCACCTGTTCCTGGGCAGGGCCTGCAGACTCAGCACTCAGGAAAGGCCTGCCCTCTCCTTGGCTCCCCTGTGTCACCATCCTTCAAACTTGGGTTCCCTGAGAAGTTTCTGGAACAAACCCAGACTGCCGTGGTTCTGGCAGGTCAGTGCTGGGGACCCGGGGCTGAGAAAGGGAATGTCTACTGTGAGCCACGCAGAAGAGGGTAAACCAAGGCACTGAGGGCAAGGATGCAGCAGCAGAGCATGGGCGAAGCTCTCAGGCCggcccagtgcctggcattttACAGGAGAAGAAACAGGCTCAGGGAAGGCGAGCAAGGCGCCCAGCAGAGGCGAGCTGAGAGCCAGGCCTGCCCCTCGCACCACAGTTTGTAGccaccccccacccacacacacaaggCGCCGCCATGTGCGCGACCTCTGGTTTTGTTTGCTCGGAGTGTTGTGGATGAGGCTATGTCTATTGGTGTTACTGCATTCCACCTAAAACTGAGAGAATTTTAAGATAACAATAGTAATCCCATtgcatgttaacataaataactttttattaaaagCGGGTAtattttctggccgggcacggtggctcatgcctgtaatcccggcacttcgggaggccaaggccagtggattgaggtcaggagtttgagaacagccttgtcaacatggtgaaaccccatctctactaaaattgcaaaatgtagccagccgtggtggtgtgcacctgtaatcccagctactcgggaggcagaggcaggagaaccgcccgaacccagaaggtgaaggttacagtgagctgagatcgcgccactgcactccagcctgggcgacagagccaggcttcatctctctctctcacacacacacacaatttaaaaagtaataaaaaagaaaaatgggtatattttcaaaaacaaaagtgcGCACTGGTGCAGCTCCCACGTGGCCCCGCTTTTTCCTGCCCGGTTTACGGTGACCGCGGTCCAGggctgctcctgctgctggggTTGCCGTCCCATAGCCTCAAGTGTGCTTGGGCAGCACAGCTGGGCGTGCGGCCAGGAGAGCCAGTGGCCTCAGGGAGGGTTTCATCCAGGAAGGCACTTTGTGTCCCTTTGAGAGCCTCCTGACAGAAAGTGGCAGCCCCCGCAGGTGGGGCCTGCAGGGGCCTCAGGGGCGCCCGGCACCCACCTTATGGGACACGTTCAACTTCTTCTTATGCGGCCCATGCCCTGCCATGGCCCccagcagcggcagcagcagcagcagcgtcCACCCCGGGCCGGCCATCAGGCGCGTCCTGCGGAGACCCAGGGTTCTGTGGGAGTGTGTCCACGCCAACCTTGTCCTGCCTGGCGCCTGATGCTGGCCTCCCCACTCCTTTCCCGTCCCTTCCTGCTCCTTTCTCTTGCAAGACagacttttaaaaacttaatggACTTTATTTTCTAGAGCAGTTTTAGGCATACAAAAAAAGTGCAGAAAATATAATTCTCATATGCCACCTTCtttcccctgcctcagtttcccctattatAAACATGCTGCACTCATGTGACACATCTGTCCGCCATTGATAGACCCACAGGGATGTGCCATCATCACCCGGAGTCCACAGCTCAGGCGGTGTGTGCCTGCTGTGGGTTTGGGTGAGTGCGTTCTCACAGAGCTGCCATTTCAGTATCCTGCAGAGCAGATCCGATGCCCTAAAAATCCCTGTGCCCCGTCTATTCGCTCCTCCATCCCCAGCTGCTGACAGCCACCGAGCTTTTCACTGTCTCCTTGGTTTTGCCTTGTCAAGAATCCCGTTTGGTTGGAATCGGTCTGTAGCCTTTTCgggttggcttatttcactgagtaAAGTGCAATTTAAGGTTCCTCCGTGGCTTTTCGTGGCATAatgactcatttctttttagcactgcatggaaaatggatttttttttaacacatcgAGGCAAAACGTGAAAAATGGATTTTGAAGAAGCCTTTTCCCAGGGGAAAATTGTTCCCCTGATGAATTTGAACGTGAGCACCTGCTGTGAGCAGAAGCGGGAGCCTTAGCCTGGGGTCTCTCCTGGAGGGGCCCTTGCTGCCCAGCCCCGCAGCAGCGTGGGCGTCAGACGAAGCGGCGGCCTTGCCCTGCGTGTGGTCAGCGGCCAAGCTGTGCTCATTGTGAGCCCCACGCCCAGACGGCGCTGCCCCCACCACAGCGACCGGCCCAGGACAGGGTGGACGACAGGAACCCTTCCTCGGGAGTCTTCCAGCCGGGCCCAGGCGGAGACGTCATTAGGAGAGTCTCTCTTTTCCTCCCGGGTTCCAAAGCCATACGGGAAAACCCAGTAGACTCCACAAATCATGAAAAGTGACAGGAGAGGCCAGACCAAGATCAACACAAAATTCAAAACGATTTCTCCACACTGGCCATAAATaaccagaaaatagaaaatgaacacCACGCATGACAACAAGATAAACCATTCGTTATGTAAGATGAAGGGCGAATATGAAGTCCACACAAAGAAAGTCCACCCTTGGCCTCCCCCTCGGCTCCCTCACCCCGTGCTGTGACTCCACATATCACTCGGGGCTGCGCTGGGGCCAGGGGGCTGGGCAgggtctccctgtctctgtctctccctgtctctctgtctctgcctctgtctctccctctgtctctctctctctgtctctccctctgtttctctgtctctccctctctctgtctctgtctgtctctgtctttctctgcctctctgtctctctctgtctctccctctgtctctccctctctctgtctctttctgtctctgtctttctctgcctctctgtctctccctctttctctgtctctccctctctctgtctctttctgcttctgtctctgtctctccctctgtctctctctctgtctctccctctctgtgtctctttctgtctctgtctctctttctctctctgtctctccctctctctgtctctttctgtctctctgtctctttctgtctctctgtctctccctctctctgtctctgtctctgtctatccctctctgtgtctctctttctctctctgtctctccctctctctgtctctttctgtctctctgtctctccctctctctgtctctgtctctccctctctgtctctgtctctctctgtctctgtctctatctctccctctctctgtctctctctgtctctccgtctccctctctctgtctctctctgtctctgtctcttgaaTCCCCttggttattatttttcttaaattcctCACATTATCTCGCATGCATTCAGGGGAAGGGTGGAGCTCTGGCCACAACCTATAGCCGTCTGCTGGGGAAGCCACAGCAGATCAGGACTCAGTCAGTGACCCCACTCCCCACTCAGGACCAGCCAGAGGAACCCAAATATGGATGCCCACCTCCCCCATGCCCATTGCAGGGGCAGCCGAGCCCCGGCAGTGGCCTCCCCACATGAGCAGTCCCGGCACCCACACCTCTGCCTGCAGCTGGGCAGCCTCCCCGCTCCCTGCACTCCCTCCTGTCTTCCCTGCCGCTGCGTGAGCACCACGAGGTCAGGAACTGATTTTACCTCCCTCACAGGAAGTCAAAGGTCAAGGGTCTTAGATGCCCCTCGCACCTGATCCTGGAGCCCTGACCCCAGACAAATGAGTCATGTCAACACTTTCCAAGATGAATGGCCACATCCCCAGCCATCGGGCAAACTTAGTAAGCCCTGTTTCCAATCATATCAAGCCTGTTCAATATAACtttgtttagagatggggccttgctctgttgcccaggctggagtgcagtggcacaatcgcagctcaccgtagactcaacctcctgggctcaagtgatcctcccagctcagcctcccgagtagctggaatgacaggtgtgagccactgtgcccgttttaaatataatttttaatgtaactaCATAAAAGCTAAATTGAATCACAACTagaacttttttaaatttcaagtttGCAGTATCTTTCCTGTACTTGGAACcaggaaaaatttttttctggtctCAAACCTTTTCGTAGGCCCTTGCAAAGTTCACAGGCCTCGTTTCCAAATGGAGCACGATGTGCCTGACAGATCAAAGGGCCCTGCTCAGCCCAGGAACAGGCAGCTGCCTGTGCTCGGAAAGTCCGGTGTCTAACAGGTCACAGGTCACACCGTTCACAGCAGCGTTTTTCACGACGGCCAGAGGGTGAACGAATGTGTTACATGACCCCTGCCCCGAATGTGATATGTACGCGCAATGGGATGTCAGTGACCCCAGAAATGGAAGGCAGCTCGGACCCAGGGGCCACACAGTCACCCTGAGGACCTGATGCTGAGGGA from Pongo pygmaeus isolate AG05252 chromosome 10, NHGRI_mPonPyg2-v2.0_pri, whole genome shotgun sequence harbors:
- the LRCOL1 gene encoding leucine-rich colipase-like protein 1; this encodes MAGPGWTLLLLLPLLGAMAGHGPHKKKLNVSHKGIGEPCGSHEECQSNCCTINSLDPHTLCTPKTIFLQCLPWRKPNGYRCSHDSECQSSCCVRNNNSPQELCTPQTVFLQCVPWRKPNGDFCSSHRECNSQCCIQLREHSPFRCMPRTGILAQCLPL